A genome region from Staphylococcus capitis subsp. capitis includes the following:
- the hprK gene encoding HPr(Ser) kinase/phosphatase: protein MLTTERLVNTLNLELIAGEQGLNRPIKNTDISRPGLEMAGYFSHYASDRIQLLGTTELSFYNLLPDDEKEGRMRKLCRPETPAIIVTRGLEPPEELISAAKELNTPIIIAKDATTSLMSRLTTFLEHELAKTTSLHGVLVDVYGVGVLITGDSGIGKSETALELVKRGHRLVADDNVEIKEITKDELIGKPPKLIEHLLEIRGLGIINVMTLFGAGSILTEKQIRLNINLENWNKDKLYDRVGLNEETLKILDTEITKKTIPVRPGRNVAVIIEVAAMNYRLNIMGINTAEEFSERLNEEIVRNSHKSEE from the coding sequence ATGTTAACAACAGAAAGACTGGTTAATACACTTAATTTAGAGTTAATCGCCGGGGAACAGGGCTTAAATAGACCGATAAAAAATACGGATATATCGCGTCCTGGTTTAGAAATGGCAGGTTATTTTTCTCACTATGCTTCAGATAGAATTCAATTATTAGGAACAACTGAACTATCTTTCTATAATTTACTTCCTGATGATGAGAAAGAAGGAAGAATGAGAAAATTATGCCGACCTGAAACTCCTGCAATTATCGTGACGCGAGGATTGGAGCCCCCTGAAGAATTAATTTCTGCTGCAAAAGAATTAAATACGCCTATTATCATTGCTAAAGATGCTACGACAAGTTTAATGAGTCGATTAACTACATTTTTAGAACATGAATTAGCTAAAACTACTTCATTACATGGAGTACTTGTTGATGTATATGGTGTAGGTGTACTCATCACAGGTGATTCAGGTATAGGGAAAAGTGAAACTGCATTAGAATTAGTTAAACGTGGTCACAGACTCGTTGCTGATGATAATGTTGAGATTAAAGAAATCACTAAAGATGAATTAATAGGAAAACCACCTAAATTAATTGAACATTTACTGGAAATTCGAGGACTTGGAATTATTAATGTAATGACTCTATTTGGTGCGGGATCTATTTTGACTGAGAAACAAATTCGCTTAAATATCAATTTAGAGAATTGGAACAAAGATAAATTATATGATCGAGTTGGACTTAACGAGGAAACTTTAAAAATTCTCGATACTGAAATTACTAAAAAAACAATTCCTGTCAGACCTGGACGAAATGTTGCCGTGATTATTGAAGTTGCAGCGATGAATTATCGATTAAATATCATGGGAATTAATACAGCAGAAGAGTTTAGTGAACGTTTAAATGAAGAAATCGTTCGCAATAGTCATAAAAGTGAGGAGTAG
- the trxB gene encoding thioredoxin-disulfide reductase, translating to MTEVDFDVAIIGAGPAGMTAAVYASRANLKTVMIERGMPGGQMANTEEVENFPGFEMITGPDLSTKMFEHAKKFGAEYQYGDIKSVEDKGDYKVIDLGNKEITAHAVVISTGAEYKKIGVPGEQELGGRGVSYCAVCDGAFFKNKRLFVIGGGDSAVEEGTFLTKFADKVTIVHRRDELRAQNILQERAFKNEKVDFIWSHTLKTINEKDGKVGSVTLESTKDGSEQTYDADGVFIYIGMKPLTAPFTNLGITNETGYIVTNADMSTNVPGIFAAGDVRDKGLRQIVTATGDGSIAAQSAADYITELKDKLEN from the coding sequence ATGACTGAAGTAGATTTTGACGTAGCCATTATCGGCGCAGGTCCTGCCGGTATGACAGCAGCAGTTTATGCATCTCGTGCAAATTTAAAAACAGTTATGATTGAACGTGGTATGCCAGGTGGTCAGATGGCCAACACTGAAGAGGTAGAAAACTTCCCTGGATTTGAAATGATTACGGGTCCAGATTTGTCTACGAAAATGTTTGAACACGCGAAAAAATTTGGTGCAGAGTATCAATATGGAGATATTAAATCTGTAGAAGATAAAGGTGACTACAAAGTAATTGACTTAGGTAATAAAGAGATTACTGCGCATGCAGTAGTTATCTCAACTGGTGCAGAATATAAAAAAATTGGCGTACCTGGAGAACAAGAGCTTGGTGGTCGTGGCGTAAGTTACTGTGCTGTATGTGACGGTGCCTTCTTTAAAAATAAACGATTATTTGTTATCGGTGGTGGCGACTCAGCAGTTGAAGAAGGAACATTCCTAACTAAATTCGCTGATAAAGTAACAATCGTTCATAGACGAGATGAATTACGTGCACAGAATATTTTACAAGAACGTGCTTTCAAAAATGAAAAAGTAGATTTCATCTGGAGTCATACTTTAAAAACAATTAACGAGAAAGATGGCAAAGTAGGATCAGTAACTTTAGAATCTACTAAAGATGGGTCTGAACAAACGTATGATGCTGACGGTGTTTTCATTTATATTGGTATGAAACCTTTAACAGCGCCGTTTACTAATTTAGGAATTACTAATGAAACAGGATATATTGTTACTAATGCTGATATGAGTACGAATGTGCCTGGAATCTTTGCAGCAGGAGATGTTCGTGATAAAGGATTACGTCAAATCGTTACTGCAACAGGAGACGGTAGTATTGCAGCTCAAAGTGCAGCGGATTATATCACAGAGCTTAAAGATAAATTAGAAAATTAA
- the lgt gene encoding prolipoprotein diacylglyceryl transferase: MGLTLGYIDPIAFSIGPIHVRWYGIIIACGILLGYFIAQAALKKVGLHKDTLIDIIFYSAIFGFIVARLYFVIFQWPYYMQNPGEIPKIWHGGIAIHGGLIGGFITGVIVCRSKNLHPLQIGDIVAPSIILAQGIGRWGNFMNHEAHGGPVSKAFLEHLHLPDFIIRNMYVEGQYYHPTFLYESVWDVLGFIILITLRKHLKIGETFFIYLIWYSIGRFFVEGLRTDSLMLTSHIRVAQLVSIILIIVSIMLIIYRRVKFHPSTFKNSGPLQWPGKKA, translated from the coding sequence ATGGGTTTAACTCTAGGATATATTGATCCAATTGCATTTAGTATTGGACCTATTCACGTTCGTTGGTATGGAATTATTATCGCATGTGGTATTTTATTGGGTTATTTTATTGCACAAGCAGCACTAAAAAAAGTTGGTTTACATAAAGATACTTTAATAGATATTATATTTTATAGTGCTATATTCGGTTTTATTGTCGCACGATTGTACTTTGTGATTTTCCAATGGCCGTATTACATGCAAAATCCAGGTGAAATACCGAAAATATGGCATGGAGGTATAGCTATCCATGGTGGTTTAATTGGTGGATTTATAACAGGTGTTATCGTATGTAGGTCTAAAAATTTACACCCGTTACAAATCGGTGATATTGTAGCGCCAAGTATTATATTAGCTCAAGGTATTGGTAGATGGGGTAATTTTATGAACCATGAAGCTCATGGTGGTCCTGTATCAAAAGCATTTTTAGAGCACTTACATTTACCGGATTTTATTATTAGAAATATGTACGTCGAAGGTCAGTATTATCATCCTACATTTTTATACGAATCTGTATGGGATGTTCTCGGTTTTATAATCTTAATTACTTTGAGGAAGCATCTAAAAATAGGGGAAACGTTCTTTATTTATCTTATTTGGTATTCAATTGGCCGCTTCTTCGTCGAAGGCCTGAGAACTGATAGTTTAATGCTTACAAGTCATATTAGAGTTGCACAGCTCGTATCAATTATTCTAATCATTGTTAGTATTATGCTTATAATATATAGAAGAGTTAAGTTTCATCCTTCAACTTTTAAAAATTCTGGACCACTTCAATGGCCAGGTAAAAAGGCGTAG
- a CDS encoding tetratricopeptide repeat protein, giving the protein MAQEDNKIIPMIFDETFYRKMAIQKWQQQDYNKAANYYSKVLELSPEDYDIQLHYAQCLTKINLGRKAEHIFYENIVNDFHVADSFYELSQLNIELNEPNKAFLFGINYVLLTDDQDFREVLEKTFEVTYTSEHKIELEAQLFATQLLFQYLFSQGRLNNARAYILSQEEHIQSHSVIRNLLAMCYLYLSEYETAKEMFEALLSEDNSDVHALCHYTLLLYNTNEMEKYQRYLKILNKVVPMNDDESFKLGIVLSYLKQYQASQNLLYPLYKKGKFLSIQMYNALSFNFYYLGNKDESVEFWNKLLQISKVDVGYAPWVLEESKSVFNQRILPLLLDDDSHYRLYGIFLLNQLNGKEILMTEEIWSILESMNDYEKLYLTYLVQGLTLNKLDFIHRGMLKLYEIDYFKNDTSLFIDWIDQAEAVISEKVDLAEVDRYLAAFVYMHYKHTNHAMTKKQIIDSFEVTRYKLDKTIAFILSI; this is encoded by the coding sequence ATGGCACAAGAAGACAATAAGATTATACCAATGATTTTCGATGAAACTTTTTACCGTAAAATGGCTATCCAAAAATGGCAACAACAAGATTATAATAAAGCGGCAAATTATTATAGCAAAGTGCTCGAATTGTCACCTGAAGATTATGATATTCAATTACATTATGCACAATGTTTAACGAAAATAAATTTAGGTAGAAAAGCGGAGCATATATTCTACGAAAATATTGTGAATGATTTTCATGTTGCAGATAGCTTCTATGAGTTAAGTCAATTAAATATAGAATTGAATGAACCAAACAAGGCATTCTTGTTTGGTATTAATTATGTACTTTTAACAGATGATCAAGATTTTAGAGAAGTGCTAGAAAAGACATTTGAAGTGACCTATACAAGTGAACATAAAATAGAATTAGAAGCGCAACTATTTGCCACACAATTATTATTTCAATACTTATTTTCTCAAGGACGTCTAAATAACGCGCGAGCATACATTTTGAGTCAAGAAGAACATATACAATCACATAGTGTCATTCGTAATTTGCTTGCGATGTGTTATCTTTATCTAAGTGAATATGAGACAGCAAAAGAAATGTTTGAAGCATTATTAAGTGAAGATAATTCGGACGTTCATGCCTTATGCCACTATACACTTTTACTTTATAACACAAATGAAATGGAGAAATATCAGAGGTATCTTAAAATTTTAAACAAAGTTGTACCTATGAACGATGATGAAAGTTTTAAGCTTGGAATTGTTTTAAGTTATTTAAAACAGTATCAAGCATCTCAAAATTTACTTTATCCTTTATATAAAAAAGGGAAGTTTTTATCGATTCAAATGTATAATGCATTGAGCTTTAATTTTTATTACCTCGGAAATAAAGATGAAAGTGTAGAATTTTGGAATAAACTATTACAAATATCAAAAGTCGATGTTGGTTATGCGCCTTGGGTGCTTGAAGAAAGCAAATCGGTCTTTAACCAACGTATTCTTCCGCTCTTGTTAGATGACGATAGTCATTATAGACTATATGGAATATTTTTATTAAACCAACTCAATGGTAAAGAAATTCTTATGACAGAAGAGATTTGGTCTATCTTAGAATCAATGAATGATTATGAAAAATTATACCTTACGTACCTTGTACAAGGGTTAACATTAAATAAATTAGATTTTATCCATAGAGGTATGTTGAAATTATATGAAATAGACTATTTTAAAAATGATACCTCACTATTTATTGATTGGATTGATCAAGCTGAGGCGGTTATCTCTGAAAAAGTTGATTTGGCAGAGGTAGACAGATATTTAGCTGCATTTGTATATATGCATTATAAACATACCAATCATGCTATGACTAAGAAACAAATTATTGATTCTTTCGAAGTCACGCGATATAAATTAGATAAAACGATTGCCTTTATTTTGAGCATATAA
- the rapZ gene encoding RNase adapter RapZ encodes MNNSENEISKSELLVVTGMSGAGKSLVIQSLEDMGFFCVDNLPPVLLPKFVELMEQGNPSLQKVAIAIDLRGKELFKSLIKEIDIIKSRNDVIVDVMFLEAKTEKLISRYKESRRAHPLNENGQRSLIEAINEEREHLSEIRSIANFVIDTTLLKPKELKHRIAKFYLDDNFETFTINVTSFGFKHGIQMDADLVFDVRFLPNPYYVEELRPLTGLDEPVYSYVMKWKETEIFFDKLTDLLKYMIPGYKKEGKSQLVIAIGCTGGQHRSVALAKRLGEYLNEIFDYNVYVHHRDAHIESGEKK; translated from the coding sequence ATGAATAATAGCGAAAATGAAATTAGTAAAAGTGAATTATTAGTTGTTACAGGCATGTCAGGAGCGGGTAAATCACTAGTGATACAAAGTCTTGAAGATATGGGGTTCTTCTGCGTAGATAATTTACCACCAGTTTTATTACCAAAATTTGTAGAACTTATGGAACAAGGGAATCCTTCTTTACAAAAGGTGGCAATTGCTATTGATTTAAGAGGGAAGGAGTTATTTAAATCTTTAATTAAAGAAATTGATATTATTAAAAGTCGTAATGATGTTATCGTAGACGTAATGTTTTTAGAAGCCAAAACAGAAAAATTGATTTCTCGCTATAAAGAATCTAGAAGAGCACATCCATTGAATGAAAATGGACAACGTTCTCTTATTGAAGCAATTAATGAAGAGAGAGAACATCTTTCTGAAATTAGAAGCATTGCAAACTTTGTTATAGATACGACACTATTAAAACCTAAAGAATTAAAGCATCGCATCGCTAAATTTTATTTAGATGATAATTTTGAAACATTTACGATTAATGTTACAAGTTTTGGTTTTAAACATGGCATTCAAATGGATGCTGATTTAGTATTCGACGTAAGATTTTTACCAAATCCATACTACGTAGAAGAATTGCGCCCGTTAACTGGTCTTGATGAGCCGGTCTATAGCTATGTAATGAAATGGAAAGAAACTGAAATCTTCTTTGACAAATTAACAGACCTTTTAAAATATATGATTCCAGGTTATAAAAAAGAAGGAAAATCACAGTTAGTTATTGCTATAGGATGTACAGGTGGTCAACACCGATCAGTTGCGCTAGCGAAACGTTTAGGCGAATATCTTAATGAGATTTTTGATTACAATGTTTATGTGCATCATAGAGATGCCCATATTGAAAGTGGAGAGAAAAAATGA
- the yvcK gene encoding YvcK family protein, with protein MKQMKVVLIGGGTGLSVLARGLREFPIDITAIVTVADNGGSTGKIRDVMDIPAPGDIRNVIAALSDSESILTQLFQYRFNENQVDGHSLGNLVIAGMTSITNDFGHAIKELSKVLNIKGQVIPSTNTSVQLNAVMEDGEIVRGETNIPKTNKKIDRVFLEPGDVEPMEEAVEALEHADLIVLGPGSLYTSVISNLCVKGVSEALLRSKAPKLYVSNVMTQPGETDNYDVKEHIDAICQQVGEDFIDFVICSNENYSKDVLRRYEEKNSKPVEVHKEELKNKGIRVLTASNLIEISDEHLVRHNTKVLSGMIYELALELTSTIQFNPNDKHK; from the coding sequence ATGAAGCAAATGAAAGTAGTACTTATCGGAGGAGGAACAGGTTTATCTGTTCTAGCAAGAGGATTAAGAGAATTCCCTATAGATATTACTGCTATTGTTACTGTCGCTGATAACGGCGGAAGCACAGGGAAGATTAGAGACGTTATGGATATACCTGCTCCAGGTGACATACGCAATGTTATTGCAGCGCTTAGTGACTCAGAATCAATATTAACTCAACTTTTTCAATATCGTTTTAATGAAAACCAAGTCGACGGTCACTCACTAGGGAATTTAGTTATTGCAGGAATGACTAGTATAACAAATGATTTCGGTCATGCGATTAAAGAGCTAAGTAAAGTTCTCAATATTAAAGGTCAAGTTATTCCATCAACTAATACTAGTGTACAACTAAATGCAGTCATGGAAGATGGAGAAATTGTTCGTGGCGAAACTAATATACCTAAAACAAATAAAAAAATAGATCGTGTCTTTTTAGAACCAGGGGACGTTGAACCTATGGAAGAAGCGGTTGAAGCTTTAGAACATGCTGATTTAATTGTTCTTGGGCCTGGTTCATTATATACAAGTGTTATCTCTAATTTATGTGTTAAAGGGGTTTCTGAAGCATTACTTCGCTCTAAAGCGCCAAAACTCTATGTTTCTAATGTAATGACTCAACCAGGAGAAACTGATAATTACGATGTTAAAGAACATATAGATGCTATCTGCCAACAAGTCGGCGAAGATTTTATTGATTTTGTCATTTGCAGTAATGAAAATTATAGCAAAGACGTTTTACGTAGATATGAAGAAAAAAACTCAAAACCTGTAGAAGTTCATAAAGAAGAGCTTAAAAATAAAGGTATAAGAGTGTTAACAGCCTCAAATTTAATTGAAATTTCTGACGAACATTTGGTACGTCATAATACTAAAGTTTTATCAGGTATGATATATGAGCTTGCATTAGAATTAACAAGCACAATTCAGTTTAATCCTAATGATAAACATAAATAG
- the whiA gene encoding DNA-binding protein WhiA, whose amino-acid sequence MSFASDMKNELTRIEVDEANAKAELSALIRMNGALSLSNQQFVINVQTENATTARRIYSLIKRIFNVEVEILVRKKMKLKKNNIYICRTKMLAKEILNDLGILKEGIFTHEIDPDMIKDDEMRRSYLRGAFLAGGSVNNPETSSYHLEIFSQYESHSEGLTKLMNSYELNAKHLERKKGSIAYLKEAEKISDFLSLIGGYQALLKFEDVRIVRDMRNSVNRLVNCETANLNKTVSAAMKQVESIQLIDQEIGLDNLPDRLREVAKLRVEHQEISLKELGEMVSTGPISKSGMNHRLRKLNELADKIRNGEQIEM is encoded by the coding sequence ATGAGCTTTGCATCAGACATGAAAAATGAATTAACACGTATTGAAGTTGATGAAGCAAATGCAAAAGCAGAGCTCAGTGCATTAATTCGTATGAATGGCGCGCTTAGTTTATCGAATCAACAATTCGTAATTAATGTACAGACTGAAAATGCAACGACAGCACGACGAATATACTCTCTTATTAAACGGATTTTTAATGTAGAAGTTGAAATATTAGTTCGAAAAAAGATGAAACTAAAGAAAAACAACATCTATATTTGTCGTACAAAAATGTTAGCGAAAGAAATCTTAAACGATCTCGGAATACTTAAAGAGGGCATCTTTACTCATGAAATAGATCCTGACATGATTAAAGATGATGAAATGAGACGTAGTTATTTAAGAGGCGCCTTTCTTGCTGGTGGCTCAGTAAATAATCCTGAGACATCGTCTTACCACCTCGAAATCTTTTCGCAATATGAAAGTCATTCAGAAGGTTTGACTAAATTAATGAATAGTTATGAATTAAATGCAAAGCATCTTGAACGTAAAAAGGGTAGTATTGCTTATTTAAAAGAGGCTGAAAAAATTTCAGATTTTCTTAGTTTAATAGGTGGCTATCAAGCATTACTTAAATTTGAAGATGTGCGTATTGTGAGAGATATGAGGAATTCTGTTAATCGATTAGTAAACTGTGAAACAGCAAATCTAAATAAAACAGTGAGCGCAGCTATGAAGCAAGTTGAAAGTATTCAACTTATTGATCAAGAGATTGGTTTAGATAACTTACCAGATCGCTTAAGAGAGGTAGCTAAATTACGTGTTGAACATCAAGAGATATCATTGAAAGAATTAGGTGAAATGGTTTCTACTGGACCAATATCTAAATCAGGTATGAACCATCGATTAAGAAAGCTCAATGAACTTGCAGATAAAATACGTAATGGAGAACAAATTGAAATGTAA
- the uvrA gene encoding excinuclease ABC subunit UvrA, translated as MKGPSIVVKGARAHNLKGVDIELPKNKLIVMTGLSGSGKSSLAFDTIYAEGQRRYVESLSAYARQFLGQMDKPDVDTIEGLSPAISIDQKTTSKNPRSTVATVTEIYDYIRLLYARVGKPYCPHHGIEIESQTVQQMVDRILELEERTKIQLLAPVVSHRKGTHEKLIEDIGKKGYVRLRVDGEIVDVNEVPELDKNKNHTIEVVVDRLVVKDGIETRLADSIETSLELAEGNLTVDVIDGDELKFSENHACPICGFSIGELEPRMFSFNSPFGACPTCDGLGQKLTVDMDLVVPDKDKSLNEGAIEPWEPTSSDFYPTLLKRVCEVYKINMDKPYKKLTDRQKNILMHGSGDKEIEFTFTQRNGGTRKRKMVFEGVIPNINRRYHESPSEYTREMMSKYMTELPCETCHGKRLSQEALSVYVGGFNIGEVVQYSIKNALNYYENIELSEQDRAIANQILKEIISRLSFLNNVGLEYLTLNRSSGTLSGGEAQRIRLATQIGSRLTGVLYVLDEPSIGLHQRDNDRLISTLKEMRDLGNTLIVVEHDDDTMRAADYLVDVGPGAGNHGGEIVSSGTPAKVMKDKKSLTGQYLSGKKRIDVPEHRREVTDKKISIKGARSNNLKNVDVDFPLSVMTVVTGVSGSGKSSLVNEILYKSLAQKINKSKVKPGDFDKIDGIDHLDKIIDIDQSPIGRTPRSNPATYTGVFDDIRDVFAQTNEAKIRGYQKGRFSFNVKGGRCEACKGDGIIKIEMHFLPDVYVPCEVCDGKRYNRETLEVTYKGKNIADVLEMTVEEATHFFENIPKINRKLQTLVDVGLGYITLGQQATTLSGGEAQRVKLASELHKRSTGRSIYILDEPTTGLHVDDISRLLKVLNRLVENGDTVVIIEHNLDVIKTADHIIDLGPEGGEGGGTIVGTGTPEEIAENKDSYTGAYLKPVLKRDTIE; from the coding sequence ATGAAAGGACCGTCAATAGTCGTTAAAGGCGCACGTGCACACAATTTAAAAGGAGTAGATATTGAACTACCCAAAAATAAACTTATTGTAATGACTGGGCTTTCAGGCTCTGGTAAGTCTTCGTTAGCGTTTGATACGATTTATGCGGAAGGACAAAGACGATATGTGGAGTCTTTAAGTGCATATGCACGTCAGTTTTTAGGTCAAATGGATAAGCCAGATGTTGATACAATCGAAGGTTTATCACCTGCCATTTCTATAGATCAAAAAACAACTAGTAAAAACCCACGGTCAACTGTTGCAACTGTAACTGAAATCTATGACTATATACGTCTGCTTTATGCACGCGTAGGTAAACCTTATTGTCCACATCATGGAATAGAAATAGAATCTCAAACTGTTCAACAAATGGTGGATAGAATTTTAGAACTTGAAGAACGTACAAAAATACAACTTCTTGCACCTGTAGTCTCTCATAGAAAGGGAACACACGAAAAATTAATTGAGGACATTGGTAAAAAAGGTTATGTACGCTTACGTGTCGATGGAGAAATCGTAGATGTAAATGAAGTACCTGAACTTGATAAGAATAAAAATCATACTATCGAAGTTGTTGTTGACCGCTTAGTTGTTAAAGATGGAATTGAAACACGCTTAGCAGATTCAATTGAAACTTCCTTAGAATTAGCGGAAGGTAACTTAACTGTTGATGTAATAGATGGTGATGAACTGAAATTTTCTGAAAATCATGCATGTCCAATTTGTGGATTCTCAATTGGTGAGTTAGAGCCAAGAATGTTCAGTTTTAATAGTCCATTTGGTGCATGTCCAACATGTGATGGTCTTGGTCAAAAACTAACAGTAGACATGGATTTAGTAGTTCCTGATAAAGATAAATCATTAAATGAAGGTGCAATTGAACCATGGGAGCCAACAAGTTCTGACTTTTATCCAACATTGTTAAAACGTGTATGTGAAGTTTATAAGATTAATATGGATAAACCATATAAAAAACTAACAGATAGACAAAAAAATATTTTGATGCACGGTTCTGGAGATAAAGAAATTGAGTTTACTTTCACTCAACGTAACGGTGGAACACGTAAACGCAAAATGGTATTCGAAGGAGTCATTCCTAATATCAATCGACGCTACCATGAGTCTCCTTCTGAATATACACGTGAAATGATGAGTAAGTATATGACAGAACTTCCATGTGAAACGTGTCATGGTAAACGATTAAGTCAGGAAGCTTTATCTGTCTATGTTGGTGGTTTTAACATTGGTGAAGTCGTGCAGTACTCCATTAAAAATGCGTTGAATTACTATGAAAATATTGAATTAAGTGAGCAAGATAGAGCGATAGCGAACCAAATCCTTAAAGAAATTATTTCAAGATTATCTTTCTTAAATAATGTAGGTTTAGAATATCTTACCTTGAATCGTTCGTCTGGTACTTTATCAGGTGGGGAAGCACAGCGTATTCGTCTTGCAACCCAAATAGGTTCAAGATTAACTGGCGTATTGTATGTATTAGACGAACCTTCTATTGGGTTACATCAAAGAGATAATGATCGCCTAATAAGTACATTAAAAGAGATGAGAGATTTAGGAAATACGTTAATTGTTGTTGAACATGATGATGATACCATGAGAGCAGCAGATTATTTGGTAGATGTTGGTCCGGGAGCAGGTAATCATGGTGGAGAAATTGTTTCAAGCGGCACACCTGCTAAAGTAATGAAAGATAAAAAATCATTAACTGGTCAATATTTAAGTGGAAAAAAACGCATTGACGTTCCAGAGCATAGACGAGAAGTAACTGATAAAAAAATTAGCATTAAAGGTGCTAGAAGCAATAATCTCAAAAATGTAGATGTTGATTTTCCATTATCAGTGATGACTGTTGTTACTGGAGTGTCTGGTTCAGGTAAAAGTTCATTAGTTAATGAAATTTTATATAAATCTCTTGCTCAAAAAATTAATAAATCTAAAGTAAAACCTGGAGATTTTGACAAAATCGATGGTATCGATCACTTAGATAAGATTATTGATATTGATCAATCTCCAATTGGTAGAACTCCACGTTCAAATCCAGCTACTTATACTGGTGTTTTCGACGATATAAGAGATGTCTTCGCTCAAACGAATGAAGCTAAAATTCGAGGATATCAAAAAGGTAGATTTAGTTTTAACGTTAAAGGTGGACGTTGTGAAGCTTGTAAAGGTGACGGTATCATTAAGATAGAAATGCATTTCTTACCAGATGTTTATGTCCCTTGTGAAGTATGTGACGGTAAACGTTATAATCGAGAGACTTTAGAAGTAACATACAAAGGAAAGAATATTGCTGATGTATTAGAAATGACTGTTGAAGAAGCAACACATTTCTTTGAAAATATTCCAAAAATAAATCGAAAGCTTCAAACACTTGTTGATGTCGGCTTAGGTTATATCACTCTAGGACAGCAAGCGACAACTCTTTCAGGTGGTGAAGCTCAACGTGTAAAATTAGCTTCTGAATTGCATAAGCGTTCTACAGGACGTTCTATTTATATCCTTGATGAACCTACAACTGGATTGCATGTTGATGATATTAGTCGCTTGTTAAAAGTTTTAAATCGATTAGTAGAAAACGGTGATACAGTTGTGATTATTGAGCATAACTTAGATGTGATTAAAACAGCAGATCACATTATCGATCTCGGACCTGAAGGTGGAGAAGGCGGAGGTACAATAGTAGGAACTGGTACTCCAGAAGAAATCGCTGAAAATAAAGACTCTTATACGGGAGCGTATTTAAAACCTGTTTTAAAAAGAGATACTATTGAATAA
- a CDS encoding DapH/DapD/GlmU-related protein, giving the protein MRRLNKQNRFSINPLWQVYKIVKFPKVFKQTCIIEISRFIPSMSLKRYIYRKFLKMTIGQNTSFAYKVSPDLFYPELISVGNNSVIGYNTTILTHEVLVDEWRYGRVSIGHHTLIGANVTILPGVTIGNHVKVGAGTVITKDVPDYSFVIGNPMHIEVDRGGDN; this is encoded by the coding sequence GTGAGACGATTAAATAAACAAAATCGATTTTCCATAAATCCTTTGTGGCAAGTTTATAAAATAGTGAAGTTTCCTAAGGTATTTAAACAAACTTGTATTATTGAAATTTCTCGTTTTATACCAAGTATGAGTTTAAAACGTTATATTTATCGTAAGTTTTTAAAAATGACTATAGGTCAGAATACATCATTTGCATATAAAGTTTCACCTGACTTGTTTTATCCAGAGTTAATTTCTGTTGGCAACAATAGTGTTATTGGTTATAATACAACAATATTAACGCATGAAGTACTTGTTGATGAGTGGAGATATGGTAGAGTCTCCATAGGCCATCATACATTAATTGGTGCGAACGTAACGATATTACCAGGAGTTACAATAGGAAACCATGTTAAAGTTGGAGCTGGTACTGTCATCACTAAAGATGTACCTGATTATAGCTTTGTAATTGGTAATCCTATGCATATAGAAGTTGATAGAGGAGGTGACAATTAA